tataaggtaTGATTGCAAACAATAGCATAGGAGATGAAAACTAAAGCTCAATTTTAAACCTTGTCCTAGAATTCATCAAATTCTTGGTTAGACAATTAGACCATATAAAATATGTAGCCAAATGCATCAAGGCaaagaaaatcattaaaataaataattttaaaatcaagatTTTATAAATGGTCAGCAAACATGAATGAGTGTATCCTCCAAAATGAAGACAATTAAGAGGATattaaacaagaaaacaaagttcACATAGTTTTCATCAATCACAGGTTtcaacaaacacaaacagcCTAACTTGTCTTCAGTAGGACATGTTATACATGTAAAACACAGAGAACAAAGCAACAGAATGCAACAAAGTATCTGAAGAAAGCACGCCTGGTTTTAACAGCTAGTTAATGTGTAATGCAAAAAATTatgcacagaaaaaaaaaatagtactgACCATATTAAGGTAATTTAGTTGGACAATGATGCAGGTGACAGAAACCATTGCAAAAACCCATGCCTGAAAGTGGAAAGCCTGGTTTGCACCTTCCAGTGTAAGTTTTATCGCAATGCCAACTGCTTTTACACTCATGACCTGAGAAATTAGTATTTTATCAGAAAGATAAAACAAATGGTGGACTATGGTATACAACTCAGTCAACAGCTAGAAAGTACAGAAATatccaaaatgataaaaatatcacATATGACAAGGTTAACTGGGTAGAGTCACTTACTGTCAAGGACCCAACTATCGAGCATATTCCAGTATAAACCAAAATATTAGTCTGGCCATGACGGGGAGCACAATACAAAACCAAGAACAATGTCACGGCAATTGCTGAGGCAGTGTACGAGAGGAATGCTGGATGCAAAAAGCAGAAAGCAATAATCAAGAAAATACCATTAggcatttttttcataatggaTAATCAACGAAACATTGACAGAATACCAGGTTGAATGGCCAATTCCCATATTTCTTGTACAGAACTAAGAGATTTCTCTTCGGGTGCATGCAACACAATAACAGTTGATCCCACAATGCACAGAAGACACCCCAACATGCCCATTTTCTGCAGCTTCTCCTTCAAGAGAAAATGTGCCAAGACAGCACTGCCCATATCCATAGCAATTCTCAGCTCCTTAATAATAAGGTTAAACTATTCACGTGGTTCCTATAGTTGTCCccatttttaagttttagtttttatacgagaaaattataagttttagtCCCTGCACATGCATGCCTGACAAAATTTTGGTCCCTCTCACTAATATAGAAGACTTTGTAGCAGTACAAAATCACTACAAAGAAACTGTATAGGGACTAAAACATGAAATGGAAACAGCTATAGTATTTAGTATAGTataaaatggaaataaatatttacctaacAATAATGCTCAAAGCACCGAGTGGAGTAACAAGAACAGCAGGGGCATAAATGTAGGCTACAAAATTAGCAATCTCTCCAACAATCACTACAACAAAAAAGCAAAatcagcaacaaaaaaaaatctggaAATGGGTGAAGTAAAGGGTAAAAAagcaaagaaaagagaaaatgttgCATACTGGTAATCATTCCGACCCACCAGAGAGGTTGAAGCAAGTAGCCATAGCCACCAACACCTAAAAACCACAATGCAAAACACGACCACGAATGAAACATTATTTCCcagaaaaatgtattttttttttaaagaaagaaaagaaaaagttgggTGAGAGCAGAGAGAGGCTGACTGGCACGTGGGCCATTGGCACTGGCGAGTTGGAGACCCTTTTTCTTGATGATGAAGCTGGAGCCAATGAAAGCGCTGGAAAGCACGGCCAACACAAACCCCGTCAAATTGCTGGAGCTCATCTATCTACAGTCTTTTCCCGTTACATTCATTAGATTCACATCACAATTGAAACCCTAGAATAAGATCGAAGATGTTTGTTGGTTGTGTTGTTTACTCCTTCTTCTCCTAGATTCACTTTCGAACTCACAACGCAGCGCACCAACTACTAACTAACTAACACgcttcactttcttttttttctattttgcaatcaattaaaattctgTCGCTCTTGTCTGTCGGAACGGGCCTTGGCTTTGGTCGCATCTCTAGATAAAGTTTGTCATTAGTAGCCTCTCCATTTATTCTTCACTGTCCAAAGTAGCTCAATTACTTTGTTCCATACGAATTAGGAATTTAATTGCTGAATTTTCATCATattcaaatttcttaatttttgtagTGATATATTCTAAATTCTATTATTTCCTTCACCTCgaaataattcttttataagaataaaaatggtGTGCTTGGAGCAGCTACAAaaattagattatttaaataatcaaatattgttataattgattataattaGATTCAATTTAGGCTTGGGTAAGTTTgttcaaaattgatttaaaaataattaattttgtttggatgtaataaaaaaattaaattctactaATTAAAGTAAAAGAGTATGAAAATAGTAGAAATAAAAAACGTGAAAAAACAACCATAAGCTATAAATTTTCAGattcatgaaaataatttctttttttatatatattttaaaaaatttaagttaccATCCCAGACatttaacttattttgaaaacaacttTTTTCTAAGAAAAGTTGACCCAAACATactaataatcattttaatttttcaatgtaatattaatattattttttaacttatatttgttataatattaataaaagacAACGCAATTTATaagtaaattaatgataataaaaataattttgtaaaattatatctTTCTTTCATCATTTTATTGGTTTTCGTTCCTTGATTTGTGTAAATGAAACCtaggaaaacaaatattttgg
This genomic interval from Glycine max cultivar Williams 82 chromosome 5, Glycine_max_v4.0, whole genome shotgun sequence contains the following:
- the LOC100799756 gene encoding probable magnesium transporter NIPA7 isoform X2 produces the protein MSSSNLTGFVLAVLSSAFIGSSFIIKKKGLQLASANGPRASVGGYGYLLQPLWWVGMITMIVGEIANFVAYIYAPAVLVTPLGALSIIVSAVLAHFLLKEKLQKMGMLGCLLCIVGSTVIVLHAPEEKSLSSVQEIWELAIQPAFLSYTASAIAVTLFLVLYCAPRHGQTNILVYTGICSIVGSLTVMSVKAVGIAIKLTLEGANQAFHFQAWVFAMVSVTCIIVQLNYLNMDYSGQSISSIASELCGFITILSGTTILHSTREPDPPVVADLYTPLSPKVSWYIQGNSEPWKQEEDVSPLNLIAIIRQDHFK
- the LOC100799756 gene encoding probable magnesium transporter NIPA7 isoform X1 translates to MSSSNLTGFVLAVLSSAFIGSSFIIKKKGLQLASANGPRASVGGYGYLLQPLWWVGMITMIVGEIANFVAYIYAPAVLVTPLGALSIIVSAVLAHFLLKEKLQKMGMLGCLLCIVGSTVIVLHAPEEKSLSSVQEIWELAIQPAFLSYTASAIAVTLFLVLYCAPRHGQTNILVYTGICSIVGSLTVMSVKAVGIAIKLTLEGANQAFHFQAWVFAMVSVTCIIVQLNYLNMALDNFNTAVVSPIYYALFTSFTILASAIMFKDYSGQSISSIASELCGFITILSGTTILHSTREPDPPVVADLYTPLSPKVSWYIQGNSEPWKQEEDVSPLNLIAIIRQDHFK